Proteins from a genomic interval of Rhipicephalus microplus isolate Deutch F79 chromosome 6, USDA_Rmic, whole genome shotgun sequence:
- the LOC119167051 gene encoding galectin-4, whose amino-acid sequence MQMTAAKVSSVHSLPLYPEPRLVTFEPAMPMDHPLEKLQPGTIIELSGHVLGSPKRFSINLVTAGGDIALHVNPRFDVGNTVFNTFRSDDWEQEEVVQRLPVQQGHNFDFMILVEEMGYKVAFNGLHFADFKHRLLFSMVERLKVDGCVTVHRVEQRPPLGDPVPPMEGYQQPEQPLPVEPCVVYNPSTPFLYMLPGGRLKPGLMVYVSGRPHSEATSFSLNFQCGGLGSDIAFHFNPRFHRKEMVRNSFQDGDWGTEERKCHGFPFTPGVHFDVLIRVLDATYDVAVNGQHYLQFQHRLQPLQRVSHFQVEGDVLLASCKFQHC is encoded by the exons ATGCAGATGACAGCGGCCAAGGTATCGTCGGTGCATTCTCTGCCGCTGTATCCAGAACCACGCTTGGTGACATTCGAACCG GCGATGCCAATGGATCACCCCCTCGAAAAGCTGCAGCCGGGCACGATCATCGAGCTGTCGGGCCATGTACTTGGCAGTCCCAAGAG GTTCAGCATCAACCTCGTCACAGCCGGCGGCGACATAGCGCTGCACGTGAATCCGCGCTTCGACGTCGGCAACACGGTATTCAACACGTTCCGCAGCGACGACTGGGAGCAGGAGGAGGTCGTCCAGCGCCTACCCGTGCAGCAGGGGCACAACTTCGACTTCATGATACTGGTCGAAGAGATGGGCTACAAG GTGGCCTTCAATGGACTCCACTTTGCGGACTTCAAGCACCGGCTGCTTTTCAGCATGGTGGAGCGGCTCAAGGTCGACGGCTGCGTCACCGTTCACCGTGTCGAACAGCGACCACCGCTGGGTGACCCG GTGCCCCCCATGGAAGGCTACCAACAGCCGGAACAGCCGCTGCCAGTAGAACCGTGCGTCGTGTACAATCCG TCGACGCCGTTCCTGTACATGCTGCCTGGCGGTCGCTTGAAACCTGGTCTCATGGTCTACGTCAGCGGCCGACCGCACAGCGAGGCCACCTC GTTCTCGCTGAACTTCCAGTGCGGCGGCCTGGGCTCGGACATCGCATTCCACTTCAACCCGCGCTTCCATCGCAAGGAGATGGTGCGCAACAGCTTTCAGGATGGTGACTGGGGAACGGAGGAGCGCAAGTGCCACGGCTTCCCCTTCACCCCTGGAGTGCACTTTGACGTGCTCATCCGA GTGTTGGATGCCACCTACGACGTGGCCGTCAATGGCCAGCACTACCTGCAGTTCCAGCATCGGCTGCAACCATTGCAGCGTGTCAGCCATTTTCAGGTTGAGGGCGATGTGCTGCTAGCATCGTGCAAGTTTCAACACTGCTGA